The Syntrophales bacterium region ATAGTCCTTTTTCAACCTTAGCTTTTCCTGCCCCTAACATGGCGTTTGCTCAAGAGGATGGAACCAAGCCGGAAGAATGGTCGCCCACTCCCGCAAAAAAGCTATTTTGGGACACTAAACGACACCGTAAAGCCTGTCAATAAAAAACATAAAAAATAAACCTGATTGCAGTCCTATTGCTAAAATGTTACTGAACGCAGCCAAAATAACGAACCGATTTTATGCAGACTTTCTGCGAGAAAAGGAAGTAAATGACCAATTTTCCAGCAATTAATCTTGACGATATCCTTCTTTCCGTCGAAAAGCCGAGCCGCTACACGGGAGGTGAATTGAACGCCGTCCGCAAGGATCCGGCAGGACGTCTCAGTTTCGCCCTTGCCTTCCCGGACGTTTACGAAATCGGGATGTCGCATCTCGGGCTCCAGATACTGTACGGGATTCTCAACAGGATGCCGGATGTCCTCTGCGAACGCTGTTACGCCCCCTGGCCGGACATGGAGGAGAAACTCCGCCAGCACGGACTTCCCCTCTGCTCGCTGGAATCACGCCGCCCGCTTTCCGCCTTCGACATCGTCGGCTTTTCCCTCCAGTACGAGCTTTCCTATACGAATATCCTCATGATGCTCGATCTGGGAGGGATTCCCCTGAAGCGGGGAGAACGGGGAGACAAGCACCCGCTGATAGTCGCCGGCGGCCCCGCGGCCTTCAACCCTGCCCCGCTTGCCGATTTTATCGACCTTTTTGTCATCGGCGAGGGAGAGGAGGTCATCTCGGAAATAGCGCTTTCGGTACGGGAGGTACGAGGTAGAGGCGGAAACAGGGAGGAGCAGCTTGCGGCTCTGGCCACCATCCCGGGAATCTACGTTCCTTCCGTCCATCAGGAAAACGAACGGATAAAAATGCGGATAATCGCCGATCCCAGCAGATGGCGCGAACCGCTTACCCCAATCGTGCCGCTGATGAAGACCATTCACGACCGGATAAGCCTGGAGATCGCCCGGGGCTGTACGCGGGGCTGCCGCTTTTGTCAGGCGGGAATGGTATGGCGTCCGGTTCGGGAAAGAACGCCCTTCGTACTCGAGGAAATGGCCGAAGGGATGCTGAAAGCGACCGGTCATAACGAAATATCACTGCTCTCGCTCAGTTCCGGAGACTATTCCCATATCGAATCGCTGCTGGCAACGCTGATGGACCGTTATTATCCACAGCGCATCGCGATGGCGCTGCCCTCGCTGCGCGCTGAGACAATCACCCCCCGGCTGATAGAGGATATCAGGCGGGTCCGGAAGACCAGCTTTACCCTCGCCCCGGAAGCGGGCACCCAGCGGCTGCGGGATGCCATCAACAAGGGGAACACCGAGGAGGCGCTGCTGACAACGACGGAGCGGGTGTTTGCTGCCGGCTGGCGAGGAGTGAAACTCTACTTCATGCTGGGCCTTCCCGGGGAACGTAAGGAGGATCTCGAAGGCATCATCGAGCTTGCCCACAAGGTTCTGCGGACGGCAAAAAACCGGGGACAGGTTACGGTGAGCCTCTCAACCTTTGTCCCGAAACCGCACACCCCTTTCCAGTGGGAGCGCCAGATCGGGATCGAGGAAATAAACGAACGGCAGGATTTCTTCAAGCAGCGTCTCAAAAACCGCAGCATCAGCGTCAAATGGCACGATGCCCGGATGAGCCAGCTCGAAGGCATTTTTTCCCGCGCGGGAGCGGAAACCGGGGCGCTGATCGAACAGGCGTACCGCCTCGGCTGCCGGTTCGACGGCTGGGGCGACAAACTCCGTTTTGATTTATGGCAGGAGGCCTTGCGCCGGACAGGAATCGACGCCGCTGCCTATCTGCGGGCACGCTCTCTTGACGAAAAACTGCCCTGGGAAATTATCGACTGCGGTGTAAGCCGTGAATTCCTGCTTGCCGAAGCCGCAAAAGCCAAAACAGAAACGGCAACGCCGGACTGCCGCACCGGCCCGTGCAGCAACTGCGGCGTCTGCGACCATAAGACCATCAGGGTCGTTACCGCCCCCAAGGACGCTCCGGCCGGTCAGTTTATCTCCACCTTCGCAAAAGCGCCGCTTTCTGCCGGGCGGGAGCGAAGTTTTCGCCTGCGCTTTACGAAACTTGGCGCGGCGCGGTTTCTTTCCCACCTGGAACTTTCGTCCGCGCTCAGCCGGGCGATGATGATGGGGGGTATCTTTTTCGCCTATTCCCAGGGTTTTCATCCCCATCCGCTGATCTCGTTTTCCGCGGCCACGTCGGTCGGCATGGAAAGCCATTGCGAGCTCGCCGACATCCGCATCCATGATCCCGAAATCGCAATTCCCGAGCTTCCGGCCCTGATCAACGGCGGCCTTCCGGAGGGTGTGCGGGTGACGGCAATCCGGGAACTGCTTCCCAACGACTATTCCCTTGCTAAACTGACGACGGGATTTAATTATACGATTGTTTTGCCGGATAAAATTGAGAAAGGCAACCTGGGGCAAATTGAGGAAGCGATGCAGCGCTTTCTGGCGGAGCAGCATTTTCTGGTCAACCGGGGAAACGATCCCAAGGCCGGCGCCTCTTCCCCCAAAGAAAACATCAAAGATATTCGCCCGTTCGTGGCGGCAATGACGCTCGACGGAGCCGCAGGGGTTATTCACCTTTCTGCGAACGCCGGCGCAGTGGGCACAATCCGTCCGGCGGAGCTTCTGACCTCGCTGTTCGGCTTCACCGACGAGGAATCCCACCGATTTCGCATTGTCAAAACTGCCGTGCGCGCGGCCGTTTTTGCCGGAGCTGACGATCGGAAAATTTTTCTGGGGTGATAAAATTGTTGCCCACGCAACAAGCTGATAAATTGTCTTGACAAAAGTGCCTTCCTTTCGGTATCATCGGCGTTCAAAATTTTTTAGAGGGATATGAGCCATGTATGCAGTGATAAAAACAGGCGGCAAGCAGCAAAGGGTCTCTGAAGGAGACGTGGTAGCCATTGAGAAGATAAATGGCGCAAAAGGGGATACGGTCGTTTTTGACCAGGTTCTCATGGTCGGCAAAGACGATGATATCCGGATCGGCAGGCCCGTTGTTGAGGGCGCCAAGGTGACCGGCGAAATAGTCTGTCAGACAAAGGGTGACAAGATAGTCGTCTTCAAGATGAAAAAAAGGAAGGGCTATCACAAGAAGATTGGTCACCGTCAGGAACTGACCAGCATGAAAATCAAGGAAATATCCATTTAGGGGGAAGACGCTATGGCACATAAAAAAGGACAGGGGAGCTCCCGGAATGGAAGAGACAGCAATTCCCAGCGGCGGGGCGTAAAGAGGTTCGGCGGCGAAAAGATAACGGCCGGAACCATTATCGTGCGGCAATTGGGCACTGTATTCCATCAGGGGAAGAATGTAGGGCTGGGCAAGGACTACACCATTTACTCCCTGATCGACGGCTTCGTGAAATTTGAACGGCTCGATAAAAAGAGACAGAAAATAAGCGTTTACGCTGAGGCGTAATGCGGTTGACTGCTCTGCGGACACCAGCGGCGCCATTGGCCTCTCTCCCTCAAATACCGGGGGTTAGACATCCAGGCGGATTTTGTCAGCCAACGTTATCCCATGAATAATTTTTCCGATAGCGGCCGGTGGGGAGCTTTGGCGACCTCCTGCCGCTCTTTTTTTCCGCCAGTTTGCGCAACCGGTTATGGATGCGCAATGCCGACCCTCTTCCTCTTCGTTGCGGTTTTATTTATTAGAACACCGGCAGCAATAGACTCGCTTCCCGCTTTTACGTTCCTGCCCCTTTGGATAAGCCTCAAAAAAACAGTGTGGCGTGTGCTTGTCCTCTCCAAAATTGAGCGCTGGATGCAGAGTGTTTTCCAGTATCATGAAAAATTTATTTAGATCAATTGTTTACGATCATGTTTTCAGGAGAAAATGCCCGTTTCGATATCCCTCGCCAGTAGCGGGGGCGGCAGCTTTTGAGTTAATTAAATTATACGAGGGAGGCAATGGCAAAACTCCATTTCTGTCATTCCCGCGACGCTTCTGGGCGGGAATCCAGTTTGTAACTCTCTAAAATCATGGATGCCCGACAAGAGCATTCGGGCATGACGAAACGTTTTGCAATTACCTCGAGGTTGTATTTTAAGATGAAATTTATTGATGAAGCGAAAATTTATGTCAAGGCCGGCGACGGAGGGCGAGGCTGCGTCAGTTTCCGACGGGAAAAGTATGTCCCCCACGGCGGACCGGACGGCGGCGACGGAGGACATGGAGGAGATGTAAGCATCCGGGCCTCCATGAGCAGACGCACGCTGCTTGATCTCAAGTTTCGCCAGCACTACGTGGCGAAGCACGGGGGACACGGCGAAGGAAGCAAGCGCACGGGCAAGAACTCGGAGAACGTGGAGATCCTTGTTCCCGTGGGTACGGTAATCCGGGAGGCGGAAACCGGCGAGCTGCTTGCCGACCTGACTGTTGACGGCGCCGTCTGCATAGTCGCCAAAGGGGGCATGGGAGGTCGGGGAAACGCGAGATTTGCCACCGCCACCCGGCAGACGCCGCGCTTCGCCCAGCCGGGGATAGAGGGGGAGGAGCGCTGGATCACCCTGGAGCTGAAGCTTCTTGCCGACGTCGGCATTGTCGGACTTCCCAATGTCGGAAAATCCACACTTATTTCCAGAATATCCGCGGCCCGGCCCAAAATCGCCGACTACCCTTTTACAACGCTGATTCCCAATCTTGGCGTTGTCCAGTTCGGCGAACATGAATCGTTCGTGGTCGCCGACATTCCGGGACTGATAGAGGGCGCCCATACGGGACAGGGCATGGGCATAAGGTTTCTGCGTCATGTCGAGCGCACCTCGGTTTTGTTGCATATAATCGATATATCGCCCGAAGAGAGCCGCGGCGCCTGGCATGATTATGAACTGATCAACAGGGAACTCGAATTTTTCAGCCCGGAGATGCTCACCAAACCCCAGATCGTTGCCATCGGCAAGATCGATCTTCCCATAACCGAAGAGCGCTTAAAAAAGGAATTTGACATCTTCGCCGAAAAAGGCATAAAGTTATTTCCCTTTTCGGCGGTAACGGGAAAAGGCGTTCCGGAGTTAATCCGCGAGATGGTCTTGCTGATTTCACGGGGAGAAAAAACAGGCGAATCACAGGACATCGTTGATCAATAGCGCCTTTGCTCCCATTCCGTTCGGGATGGACAGGCAAGAGGAGAAAAACCTCTTTGAGGAGCGGTAAATTATGACACGCAAAGAACAGCTTGGGAATGTCAAAAGAATTATCGTCAAGGTCGGCAGCGCCGTCCTGACCGGCGAGGACGGCATCGACCTTGAAGTAATCGAGCAACTGGTTTCCGACATTGCTGCCTTGCGCGAGCAGGGATTCCAGGTAATTTTTGTCAGTTCCGGGGCTATTGCCTGCGGCAAACACCGATTGGGAATCCCAGGAAAACTTAAAAGCCTGCCTCAGAAACAGGCCGCGGCGGCGGTAGGTCAGGGAAGACTGATGCGGGTATATTCCAACGCGTTCGGCAAGCACGGGCTTTTCGTCGGCCAGGTGCTGCTGACAATGAGCGACATCACCGACCGCAAACGGTTTCTCAACATCCGCAATACCCTGTTTCAATTGCTGGACTGGGGGGTAATCCCCATCATCAACGAGAATGACACAGTTGCGGTCGAAGAGATAAAGTTTGGAGATAACGACAATCTGGCCGCGATGGTCGCCAATATCGTCGAAGCGCATCTTGTCGTCAATCTGACCAGTACAAACGGACTGTACGATCAGAATCCCAGCAGCTCCAAAAAGGCGAAGTTGATCGCCCTGGTGACCGAAATCACCGATGCCATAGAAGATGCCGCGAGCGATGAAGGCACCAGTGCGGGGATTGGCGGCATGAAAAGCAAGGTTCTGGCCGCGAAAAAGGTTATTGCCATCGGCACCCCTTACATTATCGCCCCCGGCAAGCGGAAAGGCGTCCTGCAGGAGATTTTGGAAGGCAAGGAGATTGGCACCCTTTTCCTGCCCTCAGCGGCTCATCTGAACAGCCGAAAATACTGGATTGCCTTCACCCTGCGCTCCCGTGGTCGCCTGTCCGTGGACGAAGGGGCCAAAACGGCGTTAGTGCAGGACGGAAAAAGTCTTTTGCCTTCAGGCATAACGCATATCGAGGGGGATTTTGCGGTAGGAGATCCGGTCAGTTGCGTTGATTTGGCGGGGAACGCCATCGCCAAGGGGCTTGTCAACTACAGCTCCGAAGATATGCGAAAAATCATTGGTCTGAAGAGCTCGCAAATCGAGCAGGCGCTTGGCTACAAGGACTACGACGAGGCAATCCATCGCGACAATCTTGCCGTGATTGTGCATCAGAGCGGCAAGGCAAAGGGCTGAAATAAAGCCGAAATGTTCCATTGACACGAGAAGCCTTTTTTTATAATCTGCAGTTAGCTTATAGAGTTTTCAGCGAATATCTTGCGTAAGAACTTCATCAGGAACAGGAGCCCTGCTCCGATAGCATAACTAACTGACTTTCTAAACATCTTCTTGAAGACCAACGACATAGTTGTTCAGGAGGGGGACATGAAGAAGGAAATAGCCGTTTTTTTAGGAACGCTGTTGGGGGTTGCCTCCATATTGGGCTTTACCGCGACGTCCGGAGCAGCCGTTATCAGCGCAGCGACCCAAGCCTGCATAGACTGTCACGAGACTATTAATCCGGGAATGGTCGCCGATTGGAGAAAGAGCCTTCATGCGACTGTATCCCCGGCAGAGGCAATAAAGAAACCACTTCTGGAGAGGAGAGTCTCCTTTAAAAACCCACCCCCGGGGCTGGAAGCGACGGCCGTCGGTTGTGCCGAGTGCCACACGCTGAATTCCGATGCTCACAAAGACACATTTGACCATAACGGGGTCAAGGTGCATATTGTAGTCAGTCCCAGGGATTGCGCAACCTGCCACCCCGAGGAGGTAGCGGAATACGGCCATAATATCATGTCCCAGGCGCATGGAAACCTTTTGCAAAATCCCGTTTATAAGAGCATGATGGATGCGGCCAACTGCCTGCAGAAATTCGACGGCGTCCGCGCCCGGCTTACCACAGTTGATAAACTTACCGAAGAGGATTCCTGCATCCACTGCCACGGGACGAAGGTCGAGGTTACGGGCAGCAAGATTCGTGAAACCTCAATGGGCGAGATGACATTCCCGGTTCTTTCCGGATGGCCGAGCGGCGGCGTCGGGCGGATAAACCCGGACGGCTCGAAGGGCGCCTGCACAGCCTGTCACACCCGTCACGCCTTTTCCATCGAGATGGCCCGTAAGCCTGCGACCTGCTCGGAGTGCCATAAAGGACCCGACGTGCCAGCTTACAAGGTTTACCAGGTCAGCAAACACGGCAATCTTTATGAATCGGCCGGCGACAAATGGAACTTCAGCGCCGTGCCCTGGACGGTCGGAAGGGACTTTACCGCGCCGACCTGCGCGACCTGCCACGCAAGCCTTCTTGTCAACGAAGCCGGCGATGTTGTCGCCAAACGGAGCCACCAGATGAACGACCGAAGCGCCTGGCGGCTGTTCGGTCTGCCCTACGCCCACCCCCATCCCCAATCCCCCGATACCACAATCATCAAAAACAGGGCGGGGCTTCCCCTCCCCACGGAACTTACCGGAGAAACGGCTGCCGGTTATCTGATCGATAAAAAAGAGCAGGGCAAGAGGCGTGCCTCCATGCAGGCGATATGCCTTCAGTGCCATGCAACTTCCTGGGTGGACGGCCACTTTGCCCGTCTGGAAAATTCAGTCGAGACCACCAACCAGATGACCAGGACCGCCACCGACATCATTCTCGCCGCCTGGAAAAAGGGACTCGCCAAAGGACTTGACAAGAAGGACAGCATCTTCAACGAGGCCATAGAGCGGATGTGGGTTGAACAGTGGCTTTTCTACGCCAACTCGACCCGTTTTGCCTCGGCGATGGGCGGGGCGGATTACGGGGTCTTCGCGGACGGCCGCTGGTATATGTCAAAGAACATCCAGCAGATGGCAGACTGGCTGTTTTTTCTCGAGGCAGCGCAGAAAAACGAAAAAAATGGTAGAACTACAAAAAAATAGATGCCTCGCCTCAGCATTGCCGGGGTGGCGGGGAAACTGAATCAAAACTGACGATGTTAAGACACGATGAAACAGATCACAATATTTGCATTTAAGAATAATCCGCTCTGCTTTATGCATGTCCTTTTAAACGCGCTCGATCTTCACGAAAAGGGGCTGGGCGGAAGGATCGTTTTCGAGGGGGAAGCGACAACGCTGATTCCCATTATGGCTGAATCGCCGCATTTCCTCCATTCGCCGTACGCAAAGGTCAAAGAAAAGGGGCTGATCGATGCGGTATGTCGGGCGTGTTCGATAAAGATGGGGGTTCTTGAAGCTGTTGAAAAAGAGGGGCTTCCGATCGCCGGCGAGATGTCCGGTCATCCGGCCATGTCCAAATATATCGCCGCCGGCCAGGAAATAGTTGTCATGTAACTGCTCAAAGGATAGGCTATAAACTTTAGGGCGAAGAGCCTGAGCGGCAACCGTCAGTTAACCAAAATACTAACAATATCAAGTTGGAGGATGATTATGAAGGGCACAAAAATAACGGAAGGCATCTACCGCTTGGGGGTAAACCTGGGTGGGGATCTGCTCTTTGAAGGGATGTGGCCAATTCCGGATGGAATCTCGATAAATTCATACGTCGTGCGCGGGGATAAAACCGCGTTGATCGATCTGGTTGAGGATATCGGGGAAAAACCTGCCGAGTACGAACAGGCGCTGGCCTCGCTCTTGCTGAAGCCGGAAGATATAGATTGCCTGATTATAAACCATATGGAGCCTGACCACACCAGCTGGCTTCCGGAATTTTACAGAAGAAACCCGGATGTGGAATTTTACATCACCGCCAAAGGGGCTTCCGTCCTGAAGGCGTTTACGGGGATTGAAAATAATGTTCATATCGTCAAAACCGGGGACATTCTCGATCTCGGAGGAGGGAAGAGCCTGGCTTTTTACGAGGCGCCGAATCTGCACTGGCCCGAAACGATGGTGACCTTCGAGCAAAGTTCGGGAATACTTTTTTCCTGCGACGCGTTTGGTTCCTACGGCGCCATTACCGAGACGATCTTCGACGACCAGCTTTCCTCTGAGCAATACGATTTTTTCATGCAGGAAGCCCTGCGCTACTATGCCAACATCGTCGCCAGCTTCTCGACCTTTGTCGAAAAGGCGATCAGCCTCCTCAAAAATCTCGACATCAAGATCATCGCGCCTTCCCACGGCATTGTCTGGCGGGAGAATCCCGGGGCGATCATCGACGCCTATTCACGCTTAGCGCGCTATATGAACGGTCCGGCCGAACCGGAGATAACGGTTA contains the following coding sequences:
- a CDS encoding TIGR03960 family B12-binding radical SAM protein, yielding MTNFPAINLDDILLSVEKPSRYTGGELNAVRKDPAGRLSFALAFPDVYEIGMSHLGLQILYGILNRMPDVLCERCYAPWPDMEEKLRQHGLPLCSLESRRPLSAFDIVGFSLQYELSYTNILMMLDLGGIPLKRGERGDKHPLIVAGGPAAFNPAPLADFIDLFVIGEGEEVISEIALSVREVRGRGGNREEQLAALATIPGIYVPSVHQENERIKMRIIADPSRWREPLTPIVPLMKTIHDRISLEIARGCTRGCRFCQAGMVWRPVRERTPFVLEEMAEGMLKATGHNEISLLSLSSGDYSHIESLLATLMDRYYPQRIAMALPSLRAETITPRLIEDIRRVRKTSFTLAPEAGTQRLRDAINKGNTEEALLTTTERVFAAGWRGVKLYFMLGLPGERKEDLEGIIELAHKVLRTAKNRGQVTVSLSTFVPKPHTPFQWERQIGIEEINERQDFFKQRLKNRSISVKWHDARMSQLEGIFSRAGAETGALIEQAYRLGCRFDGWGDKLRFDLWQEALRRTGIDAAAYLRARSLDEKLPWEIIDCGVSREFLLAEAAKAKTETATPDCRTGPCSNCGVCDHKTIRVVTAPKDAPAGQFISTFAKAPLSAGRERSFRLRFTKLGAARFLSHLELSSALSRAMMMGGIFFAYSQGFHPHPLISFSAATSVGMESHCELADIRIHDPEIAIPELPALINGGLPEGVRVTAIRELLPNDYSLAKLTTGFNYTIVLPDKIEKGNLGQIEEAMQRFLAEQHFLVNRGNDPKAGASSPKENIKDIRPFVAAMTLDGAAGVIHLSANAGAVGTIRPAELLTSLFGFTDEESHRFRIVKTAVRAAVFAGADDRKIFLG
- the rplU gene encoding 50S ribosomal protein L21, whose protein sequence is MYAVIKTGGKQQRVSEGDVVAIEKINGAKGDTVVFDQVLMVGKDDDIRIGRPVVEGAKVTGEIVCQTKGDKIVVFKMKKRKGYHKKIGHRQELTSMKIKEISI
- the rpmA gene encoding 50S ribosomal protein L27, with product MAHKKGQGSSRNGRDSNSQRRGVKRFGGEKITAGTIIVRQLGTVFHQGKNVGLGKDYTIYSLIDGFVKFERLDKKRQKISVYAEA
- the obgE gene encoding GTPase ObgE — its product is MKFIDEAKIYVKAGDGGRGCVSFRREKYVPHGGPDGGDGGHGGDVSIRASMSRRTLLDLKFRQHYVAKHGGHGEGSKRTGKNSENVEILVPVGTVIREAETGELLADLTVDGAVCIVAKGGMGGRGNARFATATRQTPRFAQPGIEGEERWITLELKLLADVGIVGLPNVGKSTLISRISAARPKIADYPFTTLIPNLGVVQFGEHESFVVADIPGLIEGAHTGQGMGIRFLRHVERTSVLLHIIDISPEESRGAWHDYELINRELEFFSPEMLTKPQIVAIGKIDLPITEERLKKEFDIFAEKGIKLFPFSAVTGKGVPELIREMVLLISRGEKTGESQDIVDQ
- the proB gene encoding glutamate 5-kinase — encoded protein: MTRKEQLGNVKRIIVKVGSAVLTGEDGIDLEVIEQLVSDIAALREQGFQVIFVSSGAIACGKHRLGIPGKLKSLPQKQAAAAVGQGRLMRVYSNAFGKHGLFVGQVLLTMSDITDRKRFLNIRNTLFQLLDWGVIPIINENDTVAVEEIKFGDNDNLAAMVANIVEAHLVVNLTSTNGLYDQNPSSSKKAKLIALVTEITDAIEDAASDEGTSAGIGGMKSKVLAAKKVIAIGTPYIIAPGKRKGVLQEILEGKEIGTLFLPSAAHLNSRKYWIAFTLRSRGRLSVDEGAKTALVQDGKSLLPSGITHIEGDFAVGDPVSCVDLAGNAIAKGLVNYSSEDMRKIIGLKSSQIEQALGYKDYDEAIHRDNLAVIVHQSGKAKG
- a CDS encoding hydroxylamine oxidase — translated: MKKEIAVFLGTLLGVASILGFTATSGAAVISAATQACIDCHETINPGMVADWRKSLHATVSPAEAIKKPLLERRVSFKNPPPGLEATAVGCAECHTLNSDAHKDTFDHNGVKVHIVVSPRDCATCHPEEVAEYGHNIMSQAHGNLLQNPVYKSMMDAANCLQKFDGVRARLTTVDKLTEEDSCIHCHGTKVEVTGSKIRETSMGEMTFPVLSGWPSGGVGRINPDGSKGACTACHTRHAFSIEMARKPATCSECHKGPDVPAYKVYQVSKHGNLYESAGDKWNFSAVPWTVGRDFTAPTCATCHASLLVNEAGDVVAKRSHQMNDRSAWRLFGLPYAHPHPQSPDTTIIKNRAGLPLPTELTGETAAGYLIDKKEQGKRRASMQAICLQCHATSWVDGHFARLENSVETTNQMTRTATDIILAAWKKGLAKGLDKKDSIFNEAIERMWVEQWLFYANSTRFASAMGGADYGVFADGRWYMSKNIQQMADWLFFLEAAQKNEKNGRTTKK
- a CDS encoding cytoplasmic protein produces the protein MKQITIFAFKNNPLCFMHVLLNALDLHEKGLGGRIVFEGEATTLIPIMAESPHFLHSPYAKVKEKGLIDAVCRACSIKMGVLEAVEKEGLPIAGEMSGHPAMSKYIAAGQEIVVM
- a CDS encoding FprA family A-type flavoprotein, whose translation is MKGTKITEGIYRLGVNLGGDLLFEGMWPIPDGISINSYVVRGDKTALIDLVEDIGEKPAEYEQALASLLLKPEDIDCLIINHMEPDHTSWLPEFYRRNPDVEFYITAKGASVLKAFTGIENNVHIVKTGDILDLGGGKSLAFYEAPNLHWPETMVTFEQSSGILFSCDAFGSYGAITETIFDDQLSSEQYDFFMQEALRYYANIVASFSTFVEKAISLLKNLDIKIIAPSHGIVWRENPGAIIDAYSRLARYMNGPAEPEITVIWSSMYGNTEKVVAAMIQGARSEGIPVHVYRTPKDDIGFILASAWKSAGLIIGMPTYEYRMFPPMAWVLDMFARKKVMNKKVLRFGSFGWSGGAQRELETLTEKLKWDFMNPVEWQGAPTEETLSLAAASSRELAAKIKTEFGK